The genomic segment CAGACATTGTTGATGATTCCAAGCGACAGCATATACAGTTTCTTTGAGAATGGCAACATCGCCAACTACAAACAATCATTCCTCGCTACCTACTCCGGCAGCAACTCAAGCACGGCTGAAGCCAACACTTATACGTTCAACAATATTGCGTCGCTCGTTTCCTTCATGGCTGACAATAAAAGAAACGGTATGAAGAACGACCCTAATTGGCTCAGCCAGCATCCTAACTGGAACAAAGTCGTATTAATTCCCGTCACTGCTACATATAATAGCAGCAACGAACTGTATAAGGTAACGCACGACATGTCGCTGACAAGCACGAAACTGAATAACACGAACGTCAAGCTATACGTCATATATAGCCGCTTTGAGTAAGAAAATGGCTGATAACTATCTTGAAAAACGGCGGGAAACGTATGAAAAGAAAAAAGAACTGTGGCTAAAGAATAAACGCAGATTTCCCGTACATCGCACAAAAAAGACAGAAGATACATCCCAACCATAATAAAAACAGCGCCCGCGTAGTGAATATGCGGGCGCTGTTTCTTTTCAGCAAATAATTTCTATTGCTCCGGATGAACAAACTTGTCACCAGTTGTTTTTGCAAGTCGGCGAGCAAAATTCTCCGGGAAACCTGGACGCTTCACACGAGCACCAAGTCCCGTCTTCGTCAATTCAAACTTACCATCTTTTTCCGGTTTGATGATCATATCGTTGTATTTCACAATCAGGTAGATTGCAAGCTCACGCCAACGCTCCAACATCTGTTGCGCCTTTTCATTGCTGTAGTCATTCAGATATTTAACGGCAGCAGCTTCATTGGTCTTATAAAGTGCCAGAGCTTTCTCTTCAACCACCTTCTGCTGCTCATTGTAAGATTTCTCCAATGAGTCACGCACCTCCTTCAGCGAAGGGAACATTTGCGAGTAACGGGGATACACCATGTTACTTACCCAGTTGCACACCCAATATGCATTCTTGTCAGAGAATTGCACATCACTGGCTCCCGGGGTGTTGTAACACTCCGGCTGAACCGTATTTCCACAATAAATCGGAGTATAGGCAACCATGTTTCCGTCATCGTTTCCAAACCACAAGACACCACCTATTTGGCGAGGTAACCATGAACGCATCTGCGAAACATAAGAAAAAGCAGATTGCTGAGTACTAATAGGACGCTCACAGAAATATTTCTTGCCATCAACGGTATAGCTAAGCGGAGTCGGACGATAAGGCATCTCCCAAATACCGCCACCCATATCACCATCCAAAGCAAGAGCTGTTCCTTCATAATGGTCGCGCATGCAATCCTTCATCTCTTGCAGACTAACCTTGTGGTCGGGAATTATCCACAGTGGCATCGGCTCTGCATTGGGGTCTTTACCCATTGCCCATGGCAGATAACGATCAAATCCCTTGTCAAAACGACGGAAGAAGCTCCATACACGGGCATCGCAGAAACGACGACCTCCGAAATCTGCCGGGGCATACGTTTCACACCAGTCAAAATCAGCATCCTTTCCAGTGAACCATCCTTTTTCACGCGCAAACTTGATGCAGTCTTTTGAGAACAACACGTTTTTCTTGTCCTTCTGGTTAAACTTCCTGATACGGCTTTGGTTGGCGTGTGCACAAATAGCGTCATCGGGTATTCTAAGAGCTACCCATACAGCACCTTTACCACCAGGTCCCTTACCCATCATCTCCATAATCCATGCCTCATTCGGGTCACAGATTGTAAATGTCTCGCCACTCGAACGGAAACCGTAAGTCTCGGCAAGGTTGGTCATCACGCTGATAGCTTCTCTTGCTGACTTCGAACGTTGCAAAGTCAGATAAATCAACGAACCATAATCAAGCATCGATGTGGTGTCGATCATTTCCTCACGACCTCCATAAGTGGTCTCGCCTATTGTCACTTGGAACTCATTGATGTTACCAATCACGTTATAGGTTTCCGGAGCCTCGGGTATCTGCCCGTGATACGAGTTGTCGTCCCAGTCATAAATAGAACGCATCGTTCCCTTGGGATGCTTACCTGCCGGGAAATGGCAAAGACCGATGAACATACCATAGTCATCTGCACTGTAGGTACACAAGACAGACCCATCAGTGGTTGCCTTCTTACCAGCAATCAAATTGGTGCATGCCGATGCTGCAACGGCACACAACAAAAAGGTTGAAATAAAAATTTTTCTCATACAATTAGGATTTAATATTTAACTTGAATAACCATATTCTTTTCATTTGCCCGATGATCTCGTGCCTTCAGGCGCAGATTACGCAGTTTCCCATTCGGACGCACCGGCGTCTTCTTCAGGTCACACACATAGGTAGCGGAACGCGGAAGCTTCTTAAATAGCACGAACTGACCGTCGAGATATCCTTCGAAGGCTGCCACCCCACTCTTCCCGTCTTCGACACGCGCTGTTAGGACTGATGAATTGGAGGAGAAATTGCAGGTGATTGCTGGAGGCGCATCATCATACATAATTTCATGTGCACATGTCAAGTCACGTATCCTTCCTGTCACCCATCCGTCTTTGTATTCGCCTCCCATATAATAATCAGCTGTCGAATGGCACACGATATAAAGCTTCTTTGTATCAGGAACATTCCGTTGAAGTCGAAGACTGAGCTTTCCATCACCAAAAAGAGGTAATGCTGTTTCTGAAAATACATACAGACTGGAATACTTAGCCTGCCTTGTAATACGTGTGGAAAGCTCTATATCATTGGTCAGCAGCCCCTTGTCAATTGACAAAATGGCTCCGTTGGTTCTGAATATGCTTTTCCTATTCCTGTGTAATATCTGATAACGCTTTTTCTGGACCTCTGGCTTGGAAGAAACAAGTTCAGACTTTTTCCCTCTCACGACAAAGGTATATTCCGAAGTATTGCCAAAATAGTCACTTAATATATATTGTACGCGATAGTCACGCTCTTCATTAAAATCAAATATCCCCCTATCCGCACCTGTCGTTATCACGGGAAGAAAATTGGCTGGCTCCTTGAAACTTTTCATAAACCAAACTTTGGTCTTACGATAATGCTCGTAATCTCCCCATATATTTACCAAACGGTTATGAGTCACTGGAATATCGTGGACATCACTATGAAAAATCTCATTGCCGTCAATCAACAATCGAGTACTTCTTATCCCATATTTATTTCCGTTCGACCCTGGCATGTAATCATCAGCCCTGATACTGAAACCGACCTTTCCCCAAGCCGTCAGCGTGTCTTTCCGGGCATTACCTGAAAACTGGAACGACCTGTTTTGAATATTTCCATTAAAAACGCCCTCGCCCGGTTGCGGATATGCCATAAAAGCATGTGCCACCGGCGGAGTGTTGTCGTTTACATAATCACCAAGAAACTCCAGAGGGTCGAGCATGTTCCATGTTCGTGTGTCATGGATTTCAAGATGTAAATGAGGAGCTTGGGAAGCTCCCGTATTCCCACTTAAAGCGATAAGCTGTCCCTGCGCTACAGGCAACTCATAGGCACGGAAACGAACATCAGTCACGTTCGAACGATGCTCGTACTGCCACTTTTTGACCAATGCATCAATCTGTGGCGTAAAACTTTTAAGATGCGCATATACGCTGGTGTAACCTTCTGGATGCTCCACATATATGGCATTCCCGAAACCGTCCAAATCTACTGTTACCCTGCTGATAAAACCATCACCAATCGCATGAATCAGTTTTCCCTCAACTTGCTCTGTCTTGATATCCACCCCGCCATGAAAATGATTCGGACGCGGTTCTCCGAAATTACCTGCCAGAATCATCTCATAATTGATGGGTGACCCATATGAGAATATCGACAACAACAGCCCTATCAACATTTTCATCTCTTTTCTGCTTTATGTTTATAAGAGTTTCCCATTCCAAAAGGCACGCAAACAACCATCCTTTCCTGCAGATAAAACAATTGTTCCACCCAACCATTCCGTCATAGGAAGTTCTTCTTCCAAGTGTCCGTATTTCAGAACTTTGCCGTCAACAAGTTCGACAAACGCTTGCACGATAGTCTCGTCGTCATATCGTAGCTCATGAACAGCAATCCTCCTCTTCTTCATCACCTTCTTTTATGTGGCAGAGGAAGCCTTTCTCTATGCACTGGGACATCTGGCTCTATCACCTCTTGCTCTTGTTCCACATTCGGGGCGGCAACACGAGAACGATGCCCTTGGGGAATTGCGGGCGAACTATTTGCCGAAGGTCTCTCGTGTGGAATTGGGAGGTTTTCATTTCTCTCCGGCTCCATCGGTTGCTCTGCCATTCCGTCATCAGCACGCTCAGTACCTGGCTCCAAATGAGTGGAACTTACACGCATTCTTATCAGCTGAATATCATAAATGCTGAGCAACTTGTAGGTCTGGGATTTGTCGTTCAGATGATTAATCAATGAAACATATCCGCGAATTTCTTTAATGCCAACCTTTTCCGGGTCGTCTATCCTGACTGAGGTATAGCCGTTAGATGAGAAATTCTGAATCTGCGTGGCTATACTGTCATTCCTAAATCGCACAGACAGAGTTGCGACAGCATTCTTCGTTCCATCTTGGAAAATGAATTGACTCTTAAAATTCAACAGGATACGGTCCCCTTGATGGAACGATGTATCTGCCTTTATTGCAAACGACAATTTATTATGAGGAGGTTTGGGGAGAAGGATTTCTGAGCGATTGCCTTGCCAGATATTTGCCGTATCTCCCTTTGCGGACAAAGCTGCGTAATCGTTTACATTTCCACCCAAGCTCTTTGATTCTTCAGAAAAACGCTTGGCTATATTCTCGTAGATTTTGTGCAAGCGCTCCGTATATCTATAATAATATACCATTGACGAATCGAACTCTGCCTGAGTAACTCCGTGCTTTTTCAATATGGCATCATGCGATGCAAGAAACATCACCCCATCCTGCCGTGCTCCCATTTGAGTGTATGCATCCAAAAGGTGGTAGTCATACAGGATTTTCTCCATCTTTCCCGGCTGTATGTACTTCCGTGGCACTGACGGTTTGCAGGCAACTGCTCCGAACAAGACCACCACAACAGCCAAAAGCTGAACCGCAGGCACGATATGACTACTTATCCGCTTTCTCATCCTTATGATTAAAGAGGGAGATTTGTGATAATTCCTTACGGTAGAACAGCAAAAGCGCTACAACTCCGACGCTGATACACGAATCGGCAAAGTTGAAAACAGGACTGAAAAAGATGAAATGCTCTCCTCCCCATATCGGCAACCAATCCGGGAGATTGGTATCTATGATGGGGAAATAGAACATATCAACTACCCTGCCCTGCAGGAACGGAGCATAGCCCTCTCCAAAAGGCACCAATGTCGAAACAGAAAACGGTGTGGATTCTGAGAAAATCAAGCCATAAAACAAACAGTCGAAGATATTCCCAATGGCTCCCGCAAAAATCATAGACAAACATACGAGATATCCCGTCCGCACCTTTTCTTTCAATACTTTCCAGATATAATAGCCAATGACTGAAACCACGACTACGCGGAAAAGTGTGAGCACGACTTTGTTGATGAATGTCATTCCATACGCCATCCCGTTGTTTTCAATGAACAAGATCTGAAACCAATCAGCAATATGGATACTTTCACGAAGATACATGCCGGTCTTTACTTCAATCTTTATTATCTGATCTATGACAATCATAATAACAATCAGACCGAAAGCCAACCAACCTTGCGAGAGGAATTTCCGTCTTCCTTTCATTTAACGCTTACGTGCATTTTTTGAAGCGACACTTAATGTAGCATGAGGCACAGCGCGAAGACGTTCTTTGGGAATCAGTTCTCCCGTCATGCGGTCTATTCCATAGGTCTTGTTTTCTATGCGAATCAGTGCCGCCTCCAATCCCTGGATGAATTTCTGCTGCCGACTGGCAAGCTGCATCAGTTCCTCTTTGCTCTGTGTAGCACTACCCTCCTCTAATATCTTATATGTAGGAGAAGTATCGTCAACATCATTACCATCAGCATTCATCAACTGTTTCATCATGATATCATAATCACGACGTGCCAATGCCAATTTTTCATTGATAATCGAACGGAACTCTTCCAGTTCCTCATCCGTGTAACGTGTTTTTTCTGCCATAGCAATTTAAAATTATTTGTCTATTTTCTTGATATTGATATTTAACTTAAATTGATCAAATTCAAATTCAACGCCCGAGTTATCAGCTATTTCCACACTGTCTGCCAGCACCTGTTGCTGAATATAATCAGTGTATGAAGCAACTGCCTCTTCTATTTGCGGATTCGGTGAAACCACGACATGGATTCTGTCCGTAATCTCCAAGCCGCTATCCTTCCGCAAGTTCTGAATGCGGTTGATCAGTTCACGAGCCATACCTTCGCGCAACAGTTCATCGGTCAACTGAACCTCCAGGGCGACGGTCAGATTGCCTTCGTTCGAAACCAGCCAACCAGGGATGTCTTCACTGATAATCTCAACATCTTCAACATCTACGACAACCTGTTCGCCATCTACCGTCATCGTATATGTCTTGTTCTTTTCAAATTCGGCAATCTCCTCTTGCGACAATTCTGCCATCTGTGCAGCAACGCCCTTCATGAGCTTGCCAAACTTCTTGCCCATCGTACGGAAGTTGCATTTTACCTTCTTCACCAAGATGCCAAGGCCATCAACGAAATTCAGTTCTTTCACATTCACTTCGCTCAAAACCAATTCTTTGACGGCTTCGATGTGCTGTTTCTGAGTATTGTCCGTTGCTGGAATCATGATAGTTGACAGTGGCTGACGGACTTTGATGTTGACCTTCCGTCGCAATGCGAGCACCATAGAGGTGATTTTCTGTGCCATGCCCATCCGTTCCTCAAGTTCCCGGTCGATAAGAGCCTCGTCTGCCTGTGGGAATGTGTCAAGATGAACGCTGTCACATGAGCCACCCAGGTCGCAATAAAGCTCGTCGGCATAGAACGGCGCAAAAGGTGCCAGCAGTTTGGAGATGGTCAGCAAGCATGTGTAGAGGGTTTGATATGCCGACAACTTGTCTGTGCTCATCTCTTTTCCCCAGAAACGCTTACGGTTCAGACGCACATACCAGTTACTGAGGTCGTCATTCACGAAGGCAGCAATCAGTCTGCCGGCACGTGTCGGGTCATAGTCTTGCAATTCGGCATCAACCTTCTTCACCAGAGAGTGGAGTGAAGACAGAATCCAACGGTCGATTTCAGGACGTTCGTCATATTTGACTTCCGGCATCTTGCTGTCAAAGCCATCCACATTTGCATATAATGCAAAGAATGAGTAGGTATTGTAGAGTGTTCCGAAGAATTTGCGTCCCACTTCTGCCACTCCTTCCGGGTCAAACTTCAGGTTGTCCCACGGCTCGCTATTGGTCATCATATAGAATCTGACAGCATCGGCACCGTGTTTCTCTATCATTTCAAAAGGACTGGTCACGTTGCCCAAACGCTTGCTCATCTTATTGCCTTTTGCGTCGAGCACCAATCCGGTTGAAATCACATTCTTATACGCCACATTGTCAAACACCATCGCTGCAATGGCATGCAGGGTAAAGAACCAACCGCGTGTCTGGTCAACTCCCTCATTGATAAAATCGCACGGGAACGCCAGTCCCTTGTCGATTTCATCCTTATTTTCGAAAGGATAATGAACCTGTGCATACGGCATAGCGCCTGAATCGAACCAAACGTCAATAAGGTCTGTCTCGCGCTTCATCGGTTTTCCCGTTTCGCTCACAAGCACGATATTGTCCACATAAGGACGGTGAACGTCTATCTTATCATAGTTCTCTTGCGACATATCACCAGGAACAAAACCTTTTTCCTTGAAAGGATTCACGTCCATGATGCCGGCTTTCACACTTTTCTCTATTTCATTGTACAGTTCTTCCAACGACCCGATGCAGATTTCCTTGCCGTCTTCATCACGCCAGATGGGAAGTGGTGTTCCCCAGAAGCGCGAACGGGACAGGTTCCAGTCATTCAGGTTCTCAAGCCAGTTGCCGAAGCGTCCGGTTCCCGTTGATGCCGGCTTCCAGTTGATTTGCTTGTTCAACTCGACCATTCTGTCCTTACATGCCGTTGAACGGATAAACCAAGAGTCGAGCGGATAATAGAGCACGGGCTTGTCCGTACGCCAGCAATGCGGATAATTATGGGTATGTTTCTCTATCTTGAAAACCTTATTCTGGGCTTTCAGGTCCATGCAAATGGTGATATCCAGCGTCTCGTCTTTATCCGTAAGATTTTCATCGTACGCATTCTTGACATAACGCCCTGCATATCTGTCCCACACCTCTCTATTGACATATTTGCTGACGAAATCTTGGTCCAGATCTTCTATCTTGAAATATTTTCCTTCCAAATCAACCACCGGGCGTTCAGCTCCCTTCTGGTCAATCAACACGATAGGCGGAACACCTGCCTTTTTGGCAACAAAGGCGTCATCGGCACCGAAATTCGGAGCAATATGCACGATACCCGTACCGTCTTCCGTCGTTACGTAATCGCCTGGTATCACGCGGAAAGCGCCATCCTGCACAGGACGGATGCCAGGGATGAGCTGTTCATACGCAATTCCTTCCAAGTCCGTTCCCTTATAGCGTCCGACGATTTTCCAGGGAATCACCTTGTCTTCTGCCTTATAAGCCTGCAGGTCTCCATCCTTTCCTTCTTCCTTGAAGTAGGCGTTCAGACGAGCTTCAGCCAGCACCACCGTAATCGGCTCTGACGTGTATGGATTATAGCTCTGAACCGCCACGTAATCAATCTTAGGTCCTACACAGAGAGCTGAGTTTGCTGCCAGTGTCCATGGCGTTGTCGTCCATGCCAAGAAATAGGGTTTGCCCCACTCTGCCATTTCGGGTTTCGGAGTCTTGATAGAGAACTGTGCCGTGCAAGTCGTATCTTTCACGTCGCGATAACACCCCGGCTGGTTCAACTCATGGCTGGAGAGTCCTGTTCCGGCTGCCGGAGAGTATGGCTGAATGGTGTATCCCTTATATAGCAGACCGTTGTCATACAACCGTTTCAGGAGCCACCACAATGTTTCGATGTACTTATTGTCGTAAGTGATATACGGGTCATCAAGGTCTATCCAATATCCCATACGCTCGGTCAGGTCGCGCCACTCGGCTGTGTACATCATCACGTTCTCACGGCACCGGCGGTTGTATTCCTCGATAGACACATTTTTAGGCGAAGCCGGATTATCGATATCCGCCTTTGTAATACCTAAGGCTTTCTCTACACTCAGCTCCACAGGCAATCCGTGGGTATCCCAACCTGCCTTACGTTTCACTTGATAGCCCTTCATCGTCTTATAACGACAGAAGGCGTCTTTGATTGCACGTCCCAATACATGGTGGATGCCTGGATGTCCGTTGGCTGAAGGGGGACCTTCATAGAAAACAAACTGAGGACATCCCTCGCGCTCATCTACTGAGCGCCGGAACACGTCATGGCGTTTCCACGCTTCCAGCATATCTTGATTGGTGGCGGTCAGATGAAGACCGCTATGTTCTGCAAACTTTTTTGACATATTGGTTAGTTTATTACATTATTTATAATTAATGCGCAAAGTTATTAAAAAAAATTGTGCCAACCAAATTTGCGCATGATAATAATGCCAAATTAGTGTTAGTTTGATGCAAAAAAGGACTTCTCATCATGCGAAAGTCTGCATAAGCGAAATTGAAAGTACAGGTTTTTCCAACCAAATTCAGTGAAATTGGTGACCAAATTCAGTGAATTTGATTACCAAATCAAGTGAATTTGGTCAGCAAATCAAGTTGAATTGGTCAGCAAAAATAAAGGGAGAATGTGCAAAAGGCTGCACACTCTCCCTTTCATTCCTTCATTGCCAAGATTATGCTTCAGCAGGCTCTTCAGCCGGAGCTTCTTCTGCTGCAGGTGCTTCCTCAGCCTTCGGTTCCTCAACAGGAGCTTCTTCTACTTTCGGCTCTTCTGCAACGGGTTCCTCAACAGGAGCTTCAACAGTTTCTTCTGCTGCAGCTTCCTCTGCCGGAGTTTCCTCTGCTACTTCAGCAGCTTTCTTGTCAGCTACTTTCTTTGCAATTTCTTCGTTCTTCTTTTTCTCTTCCTCAAGATTCTTTGCTGCTGCATCTTTCTTTGCTTTCGCATTCTTCTCGCGAACAGCCTCAAAACCTTTCAGTTTCTCTTCCTTCCATGCGTCGAACTTTTTCTGGGCTGTAGCCTCATCAAACGCTCCTTTTCTTACGCCACCGCGCAGGTGTTTCATAAGATAGACGCCTTCGTTTGAAAGGATGTTACGAACTGTGTCTGTCGGTTGCGCACCGACTTCCACCCAATACAGGGCGCGATCGAAATTCAAATCTACTGTGGCTGGATCGGTATTCGGATTGTACGTACCAATCTTCTCAGTAAATCTACCATCACGTGGTGCCCTTGCGTCAGCGATAACGATACGATAGAAAGCATAGCCCTTACGACCGCCGCGCTGTAATCTGATTTTTGTTGCCATTTTTACTTAAAATTTGAATTAAAAATTTGAATCTCATGCCATTATCTCGTAATAGCGGGTGCAAAGGTACACATTTTTTTCCTATTACAAAAGGTTTTTCGTTTTTTCTTTCTATTTTTGCAAACGAATATGACGAACCAACTGTCCATATTGCTGCCCGCCTTCAATACCAATTGCTCTCAGTTGGTGGAGGAATTGTCGCGCCAGGCTGCAGATATCTCACTGCGGAGCGATTTCCGCTATGAAATCATCGTTGCGGAAGACGGTTCGACCAATCAGGAGACGATTGCGGCAAACAAAGCAATACTGGACTTGGAGAATTGCAGGCATATCGTTCAAGGAAAAAACACAGGAAGGGCTGCCATCCGGAATCTGCTGACAAGAGAAGCCCAGTACGAATGGTTGCTTTTCATCGACAGCGACATGTCTGTCGGAAAAGACGTCATCCGCAACTACCTGGCGACTGATGCGGCTCAGGTCATCGATGGCGGATATATTCTGCGTAGGGACGACCGCAGATGGAAGGGCAATCTCAGATATTTGTATGAGGTGGAGGGAGAAGAAGCTCACTCCTGCGAGCAACGGACGAGACACCCTTACCAGCAGTTTCACACTTCAAACTTCTTAGTGCAGCGGGAAGTGCTCATCAAACATCCGTTCGATGAACAGATTAAGGAATATGGCTACGAGGATGTGTTATGGGGACGGACATTAAAAGAGAACAGCATCACCATCAGTCACATTGATAATCCCGTGCTCTTCGTGGATTTTGAAGACAACCTCGCTTATCTCCAAAAAACGGAAACGGCTTTACACACATTATATAAATATAAGGACCAACTCGAGGGATTCTCCCAACTGCTCACCACAGCCAACCGCCTCAAAAAGAACAGGTTGGACGGCATTATACGAGCGTTATACCGCATTACTCAAAAACCGATACGCAAGAATCTGATTTCAGCACACCCCTCTTTACTGCTTTTCAAATTCCACAAACTGGGATATTTCTTGAGCATCAAGGAAGAGGCACGTTGAGAAATCATTGCCGAACAAGTCTCTTGAATCCAAATCGGACATTAGACTTTGTATTCAGAATATCTAATCGTTCTCATGACTGATTTAGGTTGAATACGCTCTTATATTTGCCGTTTTCAACAAATACTTGCGCATAAAACTCCTTTTCTCAATTATTTTCTTTACTTTTGCAGCGACGAATCAACAAAGTTGAAATGAAACGACAGTTCACAGCAATCATATTCCTCATCCTTGTAACGGCTCTGACTTGTTGCAAGGACAGCAACCATACACAACGTCCTTCTGGCATTGAGTTCGACAGCATCGCCATCGACACTGTCGCCACTCTAACTTCTGACATGAACGCTCCTCAATGCATCTTGAAGTTGGACATTAAGATTGCAAAGGGAGAGCACGCACGGCAGATTAACGACAGCCTCATCAGGAGCGGTATATTGGTACCCGACTACCTGTCGCTCACGACCATGAGTTTATCGCCGAAAGAAGCTGTTGACTCTTTCGTGAAAAGATACATCAATGACTATCGGGAATTTTACACCCCAATCTTTCAGAAAGAAGCCAACAAGGCATACGGTCAGCAATTTTTCGAGGTGACGACAAAAACACAAGGCGGCAAAGAGGGCATCACAAACTATATCGCAAACATCAGCATCATTTCCGGAGAACAAAATACGGAATACACGCTCGCGAGGAATATCGATGAGCGCTCGGGAAAGATACTTTCACTGAGCGATATCCTTGACGACGGCTCTGAGTCGGCTGTCGGGGCAGTCATCCTAAAGCAACTGGGCAAACAAGAAGACAAGAGCACTGACGACCTCCTGCAGGAAGGATTCTTCGCCAGCAGGGATGCCTACCCTTCGCACAATTTCTTGCTCAACGAGAATAGCATTACATTTATA from the Prevotella sp. Rep29 genome contains:
- a CDS encoding M23 family metallopeptidase, yielding MKMLIGLLLSIFSYGSPINYEMILAGNFGEPRPNHFHGGVDIKTEQVEGKLIHAIGDGFISRVTVDLDGFGNAIYVEHPEGYTSVYAHLKSFTPQIDALVKKWQYEHRSNVTDVRFRAYELPVAQGQLIALSGNTGASQAPHLHLEIHDTRTWNMLDPLEFLGDYVNDNTPPVAHAFMAYPQPGEGVFNGNIQNRSFQFSGNARKDTLTAWGKVGFSIRADDYMPGSNGNKYGIRSTRLLIDGNEIFHSDVHDIPVTHNRLVNIWGDYEHYRKTKVWFMKSFKEPANFLPVITTGADRGIFDFNEERDYRVQYILSDYFGNTSEYTFVVRGKKSELVSSKPEVQKKRYQILHRNRKSIFRTNGAILSIDKGLLTNDIELSTRITRQAKYSSLYVFSETALPLFGDGKLSLRLQRNVPDTKKLYIVCHSTADYYMGGEYKDGWVTGRIRDLTCAHEIMYDDAPPAITCNFSSNSSVLTARVEDGKSGVAAFEGYLDGQFVLFKKLPRSATYVCDLKKTPVRPNGKLRNLRLKARDHRANEKNMVIQVKY
- a CDS encoding DUF4296 domain-containing protein, which gives rise to MRKRISSHIVPAVQLLAVVVVLFGAVACKPSVPRKYIQPGKMEKILYDYHLLDAYTQMGARQDGVMFLASHDAILKKHGVTQAEFDSSMVYYYRYTERLHKIYENIAKRFSEESKSLGGNVNDYAALSAKGDTANIWQGNRSEILLPKPPHNKLSFAIKADTSFHQGDRILLNFKSQFIFQDGTKNAVATLSVRFRNDSIATQIQNFSSNGYTSVRIDDPEKVGIKEIRGYVSLINHLNDKSQTYKLLSIYDIQLIRMRVSSTHLEPGTERADDGMAEQPMEPERNENLPIPHERPSANSSPAIPQGHRSRVAAPNVEQEQEVIEPDVPVHRERLPLPHKRR
- a CDS encoding 30S ribosomal protein S16, coding for MATKIRLQRGGRKGYAFYRIVIADARAPRDGRFTEKIGTYNPNTDPATVDLNFDRALYWVEVGAQPTDTVRNILSNEGVYLMKHLRGGVRKGAFDEATAQKKFDAWKEEKLKGFEAVREKNAKAKKDAAAKNLEEEKKKNEEIAKKVADKKAAEVAEETPAEEAAAEETVEAPVEEPVAEEPKVEEAPVEEPKAEEAPAAEEAPAEEPAEA
- a CDS encoding dipeptidase, which translates into the protein MRKIFISTFLLCAVAASACTNLIAGKKATTDGSVLCTYSADDYGMFIGLCHFPAGKHPKGTMRSIYDWDDNSYHGQIPEAPETYNVIGNINEFQVTIGETTYGGREEMIDTTSMLDYGSLIYLTLQRSKSAREAISVMTNLAETYGFRSSGETFTICDPNEAWIMEMMGKGPGGKGAVWVALRIPDDAICAHANQSRIRKFNQKDKKNVLFSKDCIKFAREKGWFTGKDADFDWCETYAPADFGGRRFCDARVWSFFRRFDKGFDRYLPWAMGKDPNAEPMPLWIIPDHKVSLQEMKDCMRDHYEGTALALDGDMGGGIWEMPYRPTPLSYTVDGKKYFCERPISTQQSAFSYVSQMRSWLPRQIGGVLWFGNDDGNMVAYTPIYCGNTVQPECYNTPGASDVQFSDKNAYWVCNWVSNMVYPRYSQMFPSLKEVRDSLEKSYNEQQKVVEEKALALYKTNEAAAVKYLNDYSNEKAQQMLERWRELAIYLIVKYNDMIIKPEKDGKFELTKTGLGARVKRPGFPENFARRLAKTTGDKFVHPEQ
- a CDS encoding lipoprotein signal peptidase translates to MKGRRKFLSQGWLAFGLIVIMIVIDQIIKIEVKTGMYLRESIHIADWFQILFIENNGMAYGMTFINKVVLTLFRVVVVSVIGYYIWKVLKEKVRTGYLVCLSMIFAGAIGNIFDCLFYGLIFSESTPFSVSTLVPFGEGYAPFLQGRVVDMFYFPIIDTNLPDWLPIWGGEHFIFFSPVFNFADSCISVGVVALLLFYRKELSQISLFNHKDEKADK
- the ileS gene encoding isoleucine--tRNA ligase, whose translation is MSKKFAEHSGLHLTATNQDMLEAWKRHDVFRRSVDEREGCPQFVFYEGPPSANGHPGIHHVLGRAIKDAFCRYKTMKGYQVKRKAGWDTHGLPVELSVEKALGITKADIDNPASPKNVSIEEYNRRCRENVMMYTAEWRDLTERMGYWIDLDDPYITYDNKYIETLWWLLKRLYDNGLLYKGYTIQPYSPAAGTGLSSHELNQPGCYRDVKDTTCTAQFSIKTPKPEMAEWGKPYFLAWTTTPWTLAANSALCVGPKIDYVAVQSYNPYTSEPITVVLAEARLNAYFKEEGKDGDLQAYKAEDKVIPWKIVGRYKGTDLEGIAYEQLIPGIRPVQDGAFRVIPGDYVTTEDGTGIVHIAPNFGADDAFVAKKAGVPPIVLIDQKGAERPVVDLEGKYFKIEDLDQDFVSKYVNREVWDRYAGRYVKNAYDENLTDKDETLDITICMDLKAQNKVFKIEKHTHNYPHCWRTDKPVLYYPLDSWFIRSTACKDRMVELNKQINWKPASTGTGRFGNWLENLNDWNLSRSRFWGTPLPIWRDEDGKEICIGSLEELYNEIEKSVKAGIMDVNPFKEKGFVPGDMSQENYDKIDVHRPYVDNIVLVSETGKPMKRETDLIDVWFDSGAMPYAQVHYPFENKDEIDKGLAFPCDFINEGVDQTRGWFFTLHAIAAMVFDNVAYKNVISTGLVLDAKGNKMSKRLGNVTSPFEMIEKHGADAVRFYMMTNSEPWDNLKFDPEGVAEVGRKFFGTLYNTYSFFALYANVDGFDSKMPEVKYDERPEIDRWILSSLHSLVKKVDAELQDYDPTRAGRLIAAFVNDDLSNWYVRLNRKRFWGKEMSTDKLSAYQTLYTCLLTISKLLAPFAPFYADELYCDLGGSCDSVHLDTFPQADEALIDRELEERMGMAQKITSMVLALRRKVNIKVRQPLSTIMIPATDNTQKQHIEAVKELVLSEVNVKELNFVDGLGILVKKVKCNFRTMGKKFGKLMKGVAAQMAELSQEEIAEFEKNKTYTMTVDGEQVVVDVEDVEIISEDIPGWLVSNEGNLTVALEVQLTDELLREGMARELINRIQNLRKDSGLEITDRIHVVVSPNPQIEEAVASYTDYIQQQVLADSVEIADNSGVEFEFDQFKLNINIKKIDK
- a CDS encoding TraR/DksA family transcriptional regulator; this translates as MAEKTRYTDEELEEFRSIINEKLALARRDYDIMMKQLMNADGNDVDDTSPTYKILEEGSATQSKEELMQLASRQQKFIQGLEAALIRIENKTYGIDRMTGELIPKERLRAVPHATLSVASKNARKR